The following coding sequences lie in one Polluticoccus soli genomic window:
- a CDS encoding methionyl-tRNA formyltransferase: MKLLILCNDRMALPATNRLLQSGIVAGIGMAERESEVHTIVRMLCANYNVSFRQFSKTTFTDDLKEWVSTAAADAVLVKTFPWKIPANVLNVPKQGFINFHYAPLPAYRGPNPLFWMVKDGAKEAGVSVHRMTAEIDEGPILFRSTIPIHTGVTFGMLCSQLGFNGMELTDKVLQALSAGNIAEQKQDVTGTNWYKRPSPADLQIKWSAMDAYAIHRLVNACNPWNKGAAALLNGWMLGLTYVTPGHLKLENEITPGTILAIDEQNGLRIACAGRTEIRVDVIYTEEGFMPGFALANFGVRPGTSFHLI, translated from the coding sequence ATGAAACTCTTGATCCTATGCAACGACCGCATGGCGCTACCCGCCACAAACCGACTGCTACAATCAGGCATAGTAGCTGGTATTGGCATGGCGGAGAGGGAGAGCGAAGTGCATACGATTGTAAGGATGCTATGTGCTAATTACAATGTCTCCTTTCGTCAATTCAGCAAGACTACGTTTACCGACGACCTGAAAGAATGGGTGTCTACCGCCGCTGCTGATGCGGTGCTTGTCAAGACCTTTCCATGGAAGATACCTGCCAATGTTCTGAATGTACCCAAGCAGGGATTTATCAACTTTCACTACGCACCGCTTCCTGCTTACCGCGGCCCCAATCCACTTTTCTGGATGGTGAAGGATGGTGCTAAGGAGGCCGGTGTTTCGGTTCACCGAATGACGGCTGAGATTGATGAAGGGCCAATTCTGTTCAGAAGTACAATTCCGATTCATACAGGTGTCACTTTTGGAATGCTTTGTTCTCAGCTTGGGTTTAACGGAATGGAGCTAACAGATAAAGTGTTGCAAGCGCTCTCAGCGGGCAATATTGCTGAACAAAAACAGGATGTGACTGGTACAAACTGGTATAAGCGACCAAGTCCCGCGGATCTTCAAATCAAGTGGAGTGCGATGGACGCCTATGCAATTCACCGCTTAGTGAATGCATGTAATCCGTGGAACAAAGGAGCAGCTGCATTGCTGAATGGTTGGATGTTGGGATTGACCTATGTAACTCCCGGTCATCTGAAATTGGAAAATGAAATTACACCCGGTACTATACTGGCCATCGATGAGCAAAATGGTTTGCGCATTGCTTGTGCAGGAAGAACGGAAATACGGGTGGATGTAATATATACGGAAGAAGGCTTTATGCCCGGGTTCGCTCTTGCGAATTTTGGAGTGCGGCCAGGGACGTCTTTTCACTTGATTTGA
- a CDS encoding DUF4249 domain-containing protein produces the protein MNLYKIVIPVIALAFAASCTKEVKVDIPQHQSSLVISSSTLVDDTFRLQVGKSVAILNYKPSLDLSVPNATVVLYEGDKALGSMHYDNVNGVYTSGNIAEAGKKYTIKVSAPGFNAVEAESEVPSAVKIKSVQRIPNARVDIDGVQQDEVRISFDDPMDAGDFYVLSLIVPVVEDSFMHGNIYSTCVNTNDPSVESIYNESIDQNTCLSSDGIFFRDALFNGTAKELRIFVPSNVLQPVEDVNGTLFYAGIELQHVPEAYFRYQKSYRFASENMGNPFAEPTNVYSNVKNGYGIFSIVSTDYAEVK, from the coding sequence ATGAATTTATATAAAATAGTGATTCCGGTAATAGCGCTTGCATTTGCTGCATCGTGTACTAAGGAAGTAAAGGTTGATATTCCACAACATCAGTCATCGTTAGTCATTAGCAGTAGCACATTGGTTGATGATACATTCAGGTTGCAGGTGGGTAAGAGTGTTGCAATTTTGAACTATAAGCCTAGTCTTGACCTGAGCGTTCCCAATGCAACAGTTGTGTTGTACGAAGGCGACAAAGCGTTAGGTTCAATGCACTACGATAACGTAAACGGCGTATACACTTCTGGCAACATTGCGGAGGCCGGTAAAAAATACACGATCAAAGTTTCCGCCCCGGGATTTAATGCTGTGGAAGCTGAGTCAGAAGTGCCGTCTGCAGTAAAAATAAAATCAGTCCAGCGAATTCCCAACGCGCGTGTCGATATTGACGGCGTGCAACAAGACGAGGTACGAATCAGTTTTGACGATCCGATGGACGCGGGCGATTTTTATGTGCTAAGTCTCATTGTTCCTGTGGTAGAAGATTCATTCATGCATGGTAATATATATTCAACCTGCGTCAATACAAATGATCCCAGCGTTGAAAGTATCTATAATGAGAGCATTGATCAGAACACCTGTCTTTCTTCCGATGGGATATTTTTCAGAGATGCACTTTTTAATGGTACTGCAAAAGAGCTGCGAATATTTGTTCCAAGTAATGTTTTGCAACCTGTAGAGGATGTCAATGGGACTTTGTTTTATGCTGGCATCGAGCTTCAACATGTGCCCGAAGCGTATTTTCGTTATCAAAAGTCTTATCGGTTTGCTTCTGAAAATATGGGTAACCCGTTTGCAGAGCCCACTAATGTATATAGCAACGTAAAAAATGGTTATGGTATTTTTAGCATAGTAAGTACAGATTATGCGGAAGTGAAATGA
- a CDS encoding aspartyl/asparaginyl beta-hydroxylase domain-containing protein, whose product MIDKVLLPLRFDATRLHAEVLSFPEEDWIPHFNTPYYSGDWSAIPLRSVDGDPKRIFPDPTGKGIYQDTAHLLRCSYIHNAVSSLECEKIDVRLLRLKAGSSIKEHRDYDLAFEDGEVRLHIPVMTNPALEFYLNKELVTMREGECWYLNFNLPHSVSNRGTTDRVHLVVDCKINEWLSELFASATTVV is encoded by the coding sequence ATGATCGACAAAGTTCTATTACCATTGCGGTTCGATGCTACGCGCTTACACGCCGAGGTGTTATCATTCCCCGAGGAAGATTGGATACCGCATTTTAATACGCCTTATTACAGTGGCGACTGGAGTGCAATACCCTTGCGCTCCGTCGATGGAGATCCTAAACGAATATTTCCAGACCCGACTGGCAAAGGCATCTACCAGGATACGGCCCACCTGTTGCGGTGTTCCTATATTCATAACGCGGTGTCATCGCTGGAGTGCGAAAAGATCGACGTGCGGCTTTTAAGGCTGAAGGCCGGATCAAGTATCAAAGAGCATAGAGATTATGACCTGGCTTTTGAGGACGGAGAAGTACGGTTGCATATCCCAGTGATGACAAATCCAGCACTGGAATTTTACTTGAATAAGGAATTAGTAACAATGAGAGAAGGTGAATGTTGGTATTTAAATTTTAACCTTCCTCATAGTGTAAGTAACAGAGGTACAACAGATAGAGTACACCTTGTTGTTGATTGCAAGATAAATGAATGGCTGTCTGAGTTGTTTGCATCTGCTACGACTGTTGTATAA
- a CDS encoding ABC transporter substrate-binding protein has translation MTIGVLLSRSTDYPTMGFDLLDGLRIKLNCEGISDVRFVPENIGFGEDKKEVYAKAEKLLLQDEADIIVGYLSPVNAALLHPLLDAAGKKLIVLDAGMNFPSEGPGVNAIHISLQGLHASYFSGKKAGENSNKVIMATSFYDGGYRGPWAYHRGVQDAGGAIVGNYVAHYKESQFTIAPFLEVVNTNTDSSVAACFSTYLSSLFVKALHGQNDALQQLDFHCSSFMFEEQIASSYALPAGRFYAYTPWLSMLDNPDNIIFTNEILERKGKKANIFHLLGWEAGIVAAHLLQQTQHSNAPLKELLAGWSYESPRGKVTIHPDTHFAFAPLYYAEMSRTPGEGVNISILDKLEIDAAEHLRMMNDQPTGVTSGWFNHYLCT, from the coding sequence ATGACAATTGGAGTTTTACTATCCAGATCAACTGATTACCCGACGATGGGTTTTGATCTGCTGGATGGTCTTCGCATAAAGTTGAATTGCGAGGGAATAAGTGATGTGCGTTTTGTGCCAGAGAACATTGGTTTTGGTGAGGACAAAAAGGAAGTATATGCCAAAGCCGAAAAATTATTGTTGCAGGATGAGGCCGATATTATTGTAGGTTATCTTTCACCAGTAAACGCTGCTTTGTTGCATCCGCTACTTGATGCTGCTGGCAAGAAATTGATAGTATTGGATGCCGGAATGAATTTTCCTTCTGAAGGTCCAGGTGTCAACGCAATACACATTTCCTTGCAAGGGCTTCATGCTTCCTATTTCTCTGGTAAAAAAGCCGGAGAAAATAGCAACAAGGTGATCATGGCCACGTCATTTTATGACGGAGGCTATCGTGGTCCCTGGGCGTATCATCGAGGTGTGCAGGATGCCGGAGGTGCTATTGTAGGTAATTATGTAGCTCACTACAAAGAATCGCAATTTACCATTGCTCCATTCTTAGAAGTGGTGAACACTAATACTGACAGCAGCGTTGCTGCATGCTTCAGTACTTATCTATCGTCACTGTTTGTCAAAGCATTACATGGACAAAATGATGCACTGCAACAATTAGATTTCCATTGCTCGTCATTCATGTTCGAAGAACAGATTGCATCGTCTTACGCATTACCGGCGGGAAGATTTTACGCATATACACCGTGGTTATCTATGCTGGATAATCCAGATAATATTATTTTCACAAACGAGATTTTAGAACGAAAAGGCAAAAAGGCGAATATATTTCATTTGCTTGGTTGGGAGGCAGGGATCGTTGCAGCTCATTTGTTACAACAAACGCAACACTCAAATGCTCCTCTGAAAGAATTGCTTGCTGGGTGGTCATATGAAAGCCCGAGAGGGAAAGTGACCATACACCCTGATACACACTTCGCCTTTGCCCCGCTGTATTATGCCGAGATGAGCCGAACACCGGGAGAAGGTGTTAATATTTCGATACTGGACAAGTTGGAAATAGATGCCGCTGAGCACCTGAGGATGATGAACGATCAGCCAACAGGTGTTACTTCGGGATGGTTTAATCATTACCTGTGTACCTGA
- a CDS encoding phage tail protein, translated as MFVEPYLGTVTIFAGNFAPVNWMLCQGQAMPISEYTALFSLIGTTYGGDGQTTFNLPDFRGRCAIHQGQGTGLSPYYIGQIGGTEAVTLLSTNLPTHNHPIISVTANQPVSTADGTTDDPTNAYPASVANHYSAGFDGSMNSYTSSAATPVAGGSQPIEMHSPYLAMNYVIAVEGIFPSRN; from the coding sequence ATGTTTGTTGAACCATATCTCGGTACGGTCACTATATTTGCCGGAAATTTTGCACCGGTTAACTGGATGCTTTGCCAGGGGCAGGCAATGCCGATATCGGAATACACTGCTTTATTCTCACTAATAGGAACTACCTATGGCGGTGATGGTCAAACGACCTTTAATCTCCCTGATTTTCGTGGCCGATGTGCTATTCACCAAGGGCAAGGTACAGGACTGTCGCCGTATTACATTGGACAAATCGGAGGCACAGAAGCTGTTACTCTGTTAAGTACAAATTTACCGACGCATAATCACCCAATTATTAGCGTAACTGCCAATCAGCCGGTGTCCACAGCCGACGGAACTACGGATGATCCTACGAATGCTTACCCTGCATCAGTTGCTAATCACTATAGCGCCGGTTTTGATGGGTCAATGAATTCGTACACATCTTCGGCAGCTACACCGGTAGCGGGAGGAAGCCAGCCTATTGAGATGCATTCTCCATACCTGGCTATGAATTATGTAATCGCAGTAGAGGGGATTTTTCCAAGCAGAAACTAA
- a CDS encoding Fe2+-dependent dioxygenase: MNNHAIYLHVKELLNSQQLTVVHNLLETARYADGRETATAAARDVKNNLQVDMNAPQYGMLQQVILDGLNNSMLLRDAIFPKHVYPFLISKYTDGMEYGWHVDSPLMGNMMRTDIAITVFLNDPDKYEGGELELQSSSGTLLYKFAAGDAICYPCTQLHRVRPVIKGERRVAVSWMQSMVKDAESRKMLFDIQQVIDSLRAVDLQSVEAHLLQQTHSNLLRMWAD; this comes from the coding sequence ATGAATAACCACGCCATCTATCTCCACGTAAAAGAACTGCTGAACAGCCAGCAGCTTACTGTTGTCCATAATTTGCTTGAGACCGCAAGGTATGCGGATGGCCGCGAAACAGCCACGGCTGCTGCACGAGATGTTAAGAATAATTTACAGGTAGATATGAACGCACCTCAGTATGGCATGCTGCAACAAGTAATACTGGATGGGCTGAATAACAGTATGCTGCTTCGCGATGCTATTTTTCCCAAACACGTTTATCCTTTCCTTATTAGCAAGTATACCGATGGTATGGAATATGGCTGGCATGTCGACAGTCCGCTAATGGGCAACATGATGCGTACGGATATTGCCATCACAGTGTTTCTAAATGATCCGGATAAGTACGAAGGTGGCGAACTGGAGTTGCAATCTTCGTCAGGTACATTGCTCTATAAGTTTGCCGCTGGTGATGCCATTTGTTATCCTTGCACGCAGTTGCATAGGGTTCGTCCGGTTATAAAAGGCGAAAGACGTGTTGCAGTAAGCTGGATGCAGAGCATGGTGAAAGATGCAGAGTCGCGCAAAATGTTATTCGATATACAGCAGGTTATAGACTCGCTTCGTGCGGTCGATTTGCAATCTGTTGAAGCGCATTTGCTACAACAGACCCACAGCAATTTGCTACGGATGTGGGCCGATTAA
- a CDS encoding phage tail protein: MEGVIGYTTMFAGNFEPQNWAFCQGQIIAIASNTALFSILGTVYGGNGTTTFGLPDLKGRSVIGAGAGPGLSMYDLGQVGGTPTVSLNVTQMPAHVHPVSVVAAPYCLDDSGNVASPSGAAYASSTGYAGAATVNMGTCPAQLQMSPMGGNQPFSIEQPYMAMNYIICMRGVFPARN, translated from the coding sequence ATGGAAGGAGTAATTGGATATACAACAATGTTTGCCGGCAATTTTGAGCCCCAGAACTGGGCGTTTTGCCAGGGGCAAATCATAGCTATCGCCTCAAATACGGCCCTGTTTTCAATATTAGGAACTGTATACGGCGGAAACGGAACAACAACATTTGGATTGCCTGATCTGAAAGGACGTAGCGTGATAGGTGCGGGCGCAGGCCCAGGATTATCTATGTATGATCTTGGCCAGGTAGGAGGTACACCGACCGTTAGTCTAAACGTAACTCAAATGCCGGCCCACGTGCACCCGGTGTCGGTAGTTGCAGCACCATACTGCCTGGATGATAGTGGTAATGTAGCATCGCCTTCTGGGGCGGCTTATGCATCAAGTACGGGATATGCCGGTGCAGCTACCGTTAATATGGGTACATGTCCTGCACAGTTGCAAATGAGTCCCATGGGTGGTAACCAACCATTCAGCATCGAACAGCCGTATATGGCAATGAATTATATCATTTGCATGCGCGGAGTATTCCCCGCACGGAATTAA
- a CDS encoding phage tail protein — protein sequence MEGTLAVVTTWAPDFAPKNWAYCNGQLLSIAQNQALFSLIGTTYGGNGVNTFALPNLQSRTAIGTGQGQGLPNYTLGQIGGTETAILTISNMPAHTHDGNVTLTPRGNNTSGGDESPADAVPGTLANAYSTTPTASAFMKAPNLVSTNIGTTGSGMPFQIMAPYLVVNYIICMYGIYPSRN from the coding sequence ATGGAAGGAACACTCGCGGTAGTCACGACCTGGGCTCCTGACTTCGCACCTAAGAACTGGGCCTATTGTAATGGCCAGCTTCTATCTATCGCTCAAAACCAGGCTTTATTTTCGTTGATTGGCACAACGTACGGCGGCAACGGTGTAAACACTTTTGCGCTGCCAAATTTGCAAAGCCGTACGGCAATCGGTACCGGGCAAGGACAGGGTTTGCCGAACTACACACTTGGTCAGATCGGAGGTACAGAAACCGCCATATTAACGATCAGCAACATGCCAGCGCACACGCATGATGGTAACGTTACCCTTACGCCAAGGGGAAACAATACTTCTGGTGGCGACGAGTCGCCGGCTGACGCTGTTCCTGGCACGCTTGCAAATGCTTATAGTACAACTCCTACAGCATCGGCTTTCATGAAGGCGCCTAATCTTGTAAGCACCAACATAGGAACCACGGGTTCGGGAATGCCTTTTCAAATAATGGCGCCCTACCTCGTTGTAAACTATATAATCTGCATGTACGGAATATACCCTTCAAGAAACTAA
- a CDS encoding TonB-dependent receptor produces the protein MKNMKAILSLVLLLCSGSIWAQSITISGYVSEKKSGERLLGATVFIPDRNIGTTTNTYGFYSLTIPAGANTELRATYIGFAPFTQTITGEKNVTLNIELDQAKDLKEVVVTAQKDAIQTRTQMSAIDLPIETIKSLPAFMGEVDILKAIQLLPGVQGGNEGTSGLYVRGGGPDQNLILLDGVPVYNASHLFGFFSVFNADAIRSVEVIKGGFPARYGGRLSSVIDINMKEGDKNKLHGEGGIGLIASRLMLEGPIQKGKSSFMVSGRRTYIDVLAQPLMRGNLKSGYYFYDLNGKANFKITEKDHIYISGYFGNDKFYARQTEDNGTWGASSFNTGLRWGNITAVGRWNHEFSPKLFGNLTTYYSQYQFLISAQNKSTFTNVNEDYLLKYTSGINDKAVKYDFDFLPGPNHFIKAGVGYIAHTYKPGAQQIKLKSSVQDLDTTFGVKDINAGEIDGYIEDDIRISSKLKANLGVHWTGFTVRDQLYQAIQPRAGLRYLLSDEISLKASYVQMNQFIHLLTNSSIGLPTDLWVPVTDRVPAQKSHQAAIGAAYTHNTGIEISVEGYYKTMENVLEYKEGASFFNSSTSWEDKVEIGKGKSYGGELFLQKKKGKFTGMLGYTLSWTTRQFDNLNNGEEFPYRYDRRHDVKVAGIYKLSNSIELSAEWIYGTGNAITMPLGMYQGQDGQEVAIYGSRNGYRMPAYHRGDVSVKFWKQRKGWERAWIISAYNIYNRMNPFYVYSETNNGKTTFKQISLFPIIPSISYQFKF, from the coding sequence ATGAAGAATATGAAGGCGATCCTTTCCCTGGTATTATTGCTCTGCTCGGGAAGCATATGGGCCCAGTCCATCACCATTAGCGGTTATGTTTCCGAAAAAAAGAGTGGTGAGCGTCTGCTGGGAGCTACGGTATTTATACCCGACAGGAATATTGGTACGACAACCAATACCTATGGATTTTACTCGCTTACCATACCTGCCGGCGCTAATACAGAACTGAGAGCTACATACATTGGTTTTGCTCCTTTTACCCAAACCATTACCGGCGAAAAGAATGTCACATTAAATATTGAACTGGATCAGGCGAAAGATTTGAAGGAAGTCGTGGTGACAGCGCAAAAGGACGCGATCCAAACCCGTACGCAGATGTCGGCAATCGACCTTCCGATCGAAACGATCAAATCACTCCCCGCTTTCATGGGAGAAGTGGACATACTTAAAGCAATACAATTGCTGCCAGGTGTGCAGGGTGGCAATGAAGGTACGTCTGGTCTCTACGTACGTGGAGGAGGACCCGATCAAAACCTGATCTTACTTGACGGAGTGCCTGTGTACAATGCGAGCCACTTGTTTGGGTTCTTTAGTGTGTTCAATGCGGATGCAATACGTAGTGTTGAAGTGATCAAAGGAGGCTTTCCTGCTCGTTATGGTGGCAGGCTATCTTCTGTCATTGATATTAACATGAAAGAAGGTGACAAGAACAAATTGCATGGTGAAGGAGGGATTGGCCTTATAGCATCTAGGCTTATGCTCGAGGGCCCTATACAGAAAGGTAAGTCGTCCTTTATGGTCTCTGGACGTCGTACCTATATCGATGTGTTAGCACAGCCCCTCATGCGCGGCAATTTGAAGAGCGGGTATTATTTCTACGATCTGAATGGTAAAGCAAATTTTAAGATCACCGAAAAAGATCACATCTATATCAGCGGTTATTTTGGGAATGACAAGTTTTATGCACGTCAGACCGAAGATAACGGTACATGGGGAGCTTCCAGTTTTAATACGGGATTGCGTTGGGGTAATATCACAGCAGTAGGCCGCTGGAATCACGAATTCTCGCCAAAACTGTTTGGTAACTTAACTACTTACTACAGCCAATATCAATTTTTGATCAGCGCACAGAACAAGAGCACGTTTACCAACGTAAATGAGGACTACCTGTTAAAATACACTTCTGGCATTAACGATAAGGCCGTAAAGTATGATTTTGATTTTCTTCCGGGTCCTAACCATTTTATCAAAGCTGGTGTGGGCTACATAGCACATACCTACAAGCCAGGTGCGCAACAGATCAAGCTGAAATCTAGCGTGCAGGATCTCGATACAACGTTTGGCGTGAAAGACATCAATGCTGGTGAGATCGATGGCTATATTGAGGACGATATTCGGATCAGTTCAAAGCTAAAAGCAAACCTTGGTGTACACTGGACAGGTTTTACGGTTAGGGATCAGCTCTACCAGGCTATACAGCCGCGTGCAGGGCTGCGTTATCTATTGTCTGACGAGATAAGCCTAAAGGCCTCATATGTGCAAATGAATCAGTTTATTCACCTGCTCACTAACTCGTCGATTGGCTTACCTACCGACCTGTGGGTGCCTGTTACAGACAGAGTGCCTGCTCAAAAATCACATCAAGCGGCGATAGGCGCAGCTTATACACACAACACCGGCATAGAAATAAGCGTGGAAGGATACTATAAAACGATGGAGAACGTGTTGGAGTATAAAGAAGGTGCCAGTTTCTTTAATAGCAGCACAAGTTGGGAGGATAAAGTTGAAATCGGCAAAGGAAAAAGCTACGGCGGTGAACTGTTTTTGCAGAAAAAGAAAGGAAAGTTTACCGGTATGTTAGGTTACACACTGTCGTGGACCACAAGGCAGTTTGATAACCTGAATAATGGCGAAGAGTTTCCGTATCGCTATGACAGGCGGCACGATGTGAAGGTTGCGGGTATATACAAACTGTCAAATAGTATTGAGCTAAGTGCAGAATGGATCTATGGTACCGGTAATGCTATTACAATGCCTTTGGGTATGTATCAGGGCCAGGATGGACAGGAAGTGGCTATATACGGCAGTCGAAATGGCTACAGGATGCCGGCATATCATCGCGGTGATGTAAGCGTCAAATTTTGGAAGCAACGAAAGGGCTGGGAACGCGCATGGATCATTAGTGCTTATAATATTTACAACAGGATGAATCCTTTCTATGTCTACAGTGAGACAAACAATGGTAAAACAACATTCAAGCAGATCAGTCTCTTTCCGATAATCCCTTCAATCAGCTATCAATTCAAATTCTAA
- a CDS encoding DUF4249 family protein, whose product MRLSHIVCVVLIACVSCNKKLDLPDVERGRKIALLGELVANESVYFRAGQSVPVSSGSSMKFEVLQGLSIDMADNSGMNITLSGLEDSLTKYLHTIPFSSGAIVKPGSVYHISATHPDRGVATTDVTIPDAFTAFVASSTNAVYASDTALAIDVVIEDKAGAHFYVIEAVKQPMTITGHFWFDNQWVAIADHKTQYDSLKLAGANLQTQFDTSFSNTYIRQNLHTADVNTENLKSNSSFNAFRRILLTDYKFSGSDYTTRVYLSIGQNYFTSETDKGRVLLQVKSVSKDYFDYLQAYELYNPNSEYFTSGTPANLKSPVQNGMGVIGGVYKQQFVFVLDKWEF is encoded by the coding sequence ATGAGATTATCACATATCGTTTGTGTTGTGCTTATTGCATGCGTTTCGTGCAATAAGAAACTTGATCTACCCGATGTTGAGCGTGGCCGGAAAATTGCGCTGCTCGGTGAACTGGTAGCAAATGAGTCTGTTTATTTTCGCGCTGGACAAAGTGTGCCGGTGTCTTCGGGATCAAGTATGAAGTTTGAAGTACTACAAGGGCTTTCAATTGACATGGCAGACAACTCAGGAATGAACATAACCCTAAGTGGTTTGGAAGATTCATTGACGAAGTATCTCCATACAATTCCGTTTTCGTCCGGTGCTATAGTAAAGCCGGGCAGTGTTTACCATATTTCTGCAACACATCCTGATCGCGGAGTTGCTACCACGGATGTCACGATTCCGGATGCATTTACTGCATTTGTTGCATCCTCCACGAATGCTGTATATGCAAGCGACACGGCTCTGGCCATAGACGTGGTGATAGAGGATAAGGCAGGTGCACATTTCTATGTTATTGAGGCAGTGAAACAACCTATGACTATTACAGGCCACTTTTGGTTTGACAACCAGTGGGTGGCTATAGCAGATCATAAGACACAGTACGACAGTCTTAAATTGGCTGGCGCTAACTTGCAGACGCAATTTGATACCAGCTTTAGTAACACCTACATAAGGCAGAATCTGCATACTGCAGACGTTAATACAGAAAACTTAAAGAGCAATAGTTCTTTTAATGCCTTCCGGCGGATACTGTTGACTGACTACAAATTCTCCGGATCTGACTACACCACGCGGGTGTACCTCAGCATTGGCCAGAATTATTTTACAAGCGAGACAGATAAGGGGCGGGTTTTATTACAAGTGAAGTCTGTATCGAAGGACTATTTTGACTATTTGCAAGCCTACGAGCTGTACAATCCGAATTCCGAATATTTCACGTCTGGTACTCCGGCCAATCTAAAAAGCCCGGTACAAAATGGAATGGGTGTGATTGGGGGTGTCTATAAGCAACAATTCGTATTTGTCCTCGACAAATGGGAGTTTTAA